In Silene latifolia isolate original U9 population chromosome 3, ASM4854445v1, whole genome shotgun sequence, a single window of DNA contains:
- the LOC141647852 gene encoding ALBINO3-like protein 2, chloroplastic, giving the protein MATPRLISALFRRYHHRKLLSLLNPISRPPSTYHFAPSLATTSFRFFSSHSPDSLFPHEFNSVTESDPHNLDFLEASQVSAAVHDGLLDSSSFPVCALVSLLDGYHQLSGLPWWIVIASSTVALRVTLLPVLILQLQKLKHIGEAFPKLPPPLPPPFSGKRFVDQFSLFRRERKAIGCPSFLWFLTSHTIQIPCFILWMISIRRMSLDEFPGFDTGGTLWFQNLSESSSGVLGSIFPFLVAGLHFCNIQISFRGSSIDKQTGLLQFLAKWYRKYLELLTVPLLFGAFYVPQGSLVYWVTNSSLTLIQQVCLQHPPIREKLGLVNKQALQEPTESEKELDAIIDAPMKKGSVSAFDLSPLELVDRSLAYLSTRKTEKAVLLLRLAVEKDPDCYRAWTILGDVMVTKGLFNEASEYSECAISKICLLEEPYDAEAVDFLVQASIIAGGALYRQGKVAEALVHFERVRNIKEPDYPAAKGRYYEGLVVYASVLLNEGRRDEAVQYLRLAIAFDPQYSELLKNLNLEKDADDFLGDLTSSRRADY; this is encoded by the exons ATGGCAACACCAAGGCTAATCTCAGCCCTCTTTCGCCGATATCACCACCGCAAACTGCTCTCTCTCCTCAATCCTATCTCCCGTCCTCCTTCAACCTACCATTTTGCTCCTTCCCTTGCCACGACGTCGTTCCGATTCTTCTCTTCTCACTCACCTGACTCACTCTTCCCTCATGAGTTCAACTCAGTCACCGAGTCCGACCCTCACAACTTAGATTTTCTCGAAGCTTCTCAGGTTTCCGCTGCCGTTCATGACGGTCTTCTAGATTCTTCTAGTTTTCCTGTTTGCGCTCTTGTCTCTTTGCTCGACGGTTATCATCAACTTTCCGGTCTTCCTTG GTGGATAGTAATTGCGTCATCAACAGTGGCGTTAAGAGTCACTTTATTGCCAGTGCTTATCTTGCAGCTTCAAAAGCTGAAACACATTGGCGAGGCATTTCCAAAAT TGCCTCCTCCATTGCCGCCACCTTTCTCAGGAAAGCGTTTTGTGGACCAGTTCTCTCTTTTCCGGAGGGAAAGGAAAGCTATTGGATGCCCTTCATTTTTGTGGTTTCTTACATCGCATACAATTCAG ATCCCTTGCTTTATTTTGTGGATGATTAGTATCAGGAGAATGTCATTGGATGAGTTTCCAGGATTTGACACT GGCGGTACATTATGGTTTCAAAACCTGTCTGAGTCATCCAGTGGTGTTCTAGGCTCCATTTTTCCTTTCCTTGTTGCTGGTTTGCATTTTTGTAACATCCAG ATTTCTTTCAGAGGATCTTCAATTGACAAACAGACAGGATTACTTCAGTTTTTAGCGAAA TGGTACAGGAAGTATTTGGAACTACTTACAGTTCCTCTCTTGTTTGGGGCATTTTATGTACCACAG GGTAGTCTTGTCTATTGGGTGACAAACAGTTCTCTGACCCTCATTCAG CAAGTGTGTCTCCAACATCCCCCTATTCGCGAAAAGTTGGGTTTGGTAAACAAGCAAGCTTTGCAAGAACCTACAGAATCTGAGAAAGAGTTAGATGCTATAATAGATGCACCAATGAAAAAGGGCTCGGTCTCTGCTTTCGACTTATCTCCTCTAGAGCTGGTTGAT CGTTCATTGGCTTACCTATCAACAAGGAAAACAGAGAAAGCAGTTCTTTTGCTAAG ACTGGCAGTTGAAAAGGACCCTGATTGTTATAGAGCTTGGACAATACTGGGTGATGTAATGGTAACGAAAGGACTCTTTAATGAAGCCTCTGAATATTCAGAATGTGCTATTTCGAAG ATCTGTCTACTTGAGGAACCTTATGATGCTGAGGCAGTTGATTTTCTCGTTCAGGCATCCATTATAGCTGGTGGTGCACTTTATCGACAG GGCAAAGTAGCAGAAGCACTTGTTCACTTTGAAAGAGTGAGAAACATAAAAGAACCAGATTACCCAGCGGCTAAGGGCCGCTATTACGAGGGATTAGTAGTTTATGCCAG tGTCCTGCTCAACGAAGGTCGTAGAGATGAAGCTGTCCAATATTTGCGCCTAGCCATCGCTTTTGATCCACAGTATTCTGAGCTCTTGAAAAATCTGAATCTGGAAAAAGACGCTGATGATTTTCTTGGTGATCTTACCAGCAGCAGGAGAGCTGACTATTAA